cgtgaactacgaggtcatgagctgagctaaagtcgagtcggacgctgaaccgaccgagccacccaggcgcccctatttctctATGTAAAGCGGGTTCCACACCCACCGTGCAACTCAAACTCgtgaccccgagatcaggagtcacgcGCCTCCCCAGCCGCACCCGGCGGGCACCCTGCTTGTTTCATGTCTGAACTGGAGCATAAACATTGCTCAGAGTGGGGTCTCCGTGCAGAAATGAAAATCCATCCCATCGGGCTGTTTGTGCAAATGTAAAGGTGTCCCTGAGTGATTTGTCAAGTCCCTCCTGGGTTAAGTGCTTTGTTTCTCTGCAGATCGGACTGACAGCTGGGAGATCTGGTTCTAGATTTCACCACGTAACTAATCTTTTCCGTTGTCTTTTGACCAGAAGCAACTACTTGAACTTCAGTGGGCTAAATTGAGGTTAGATATGATCTCTAAGTTCCTTCTAGCTTCACAGTTCGCTAATTGTTCTGTAATTACACACAGAAGCCGAGGCTAGCATCTTTCTAGCCTGGAGAGGGTCAAGGTCCTGCTCGTCTGTGCGGCAGGGAGGGAGAGCTCCTTAGTGACCGCACTGGTTCCACCGGGTGTGGGTCGTTGACCCGGGAGGAAGTGACTGCGCAAGCGAGGTGTCCTCGGCTCAGGCTCAGGGGTCAGGGAGGGAGCCCGGCCCAGGTGTATCGTGCGGTGTCGACAAAACCAAGGTGCTGTATTGGGCTCCGTGTGGGAGCGATTTCCCTCAGAATAAAGACCTCACGCCGTGAACTGCCATCGGTCCCCGACGTCCCGAAGGCCGCTGGATTCAGAACCTGTGCGCTGGGGTCGAGGTTCTTTCTCTGAGGAGTGAGACCTCCTCTAGGTAAGCAGGGCGGTTGAGGCCCTCACAGCTCAGCCAGGAGTCCGAGCCCGGAGGGGACGCGGAGGGCCGCTGTGTGGGGCAGGAGGGCCCGCAGGCTCAGCGCAGACGGTCCGGCCATCGGCGTGCACGGCCGGGTGCTCGTGGTCCCTGTGGAGCTTCATTTGAAAACGGGTTCTTTCGACAGCATTAAGACAGTGGTTTTAAACCTCGGGGGCGGGGGCTCCTGATTTGTGAATTACAGTCTTCGGGGCTCGTGTCTATTGGTGGCTCTGTCCAAAGAAGAGACTGAGAAGTTAATGTCTTGTACAGATTTTGTTATAAATGAGACGAGGAGTTTGAGGCTGAAGCGATACTGATCAGTCCACATTACGTGGACGCCGATGTGACTCTTGCTGTCTGAGCTCAGATCCCGGGGCTTTTCCCTGCTCTGTTCACTCGGTCCCTTGCCTAGTGGGGGTCCTGGGCAGAGGGCAGCATTATAGACCCGGCCGGGTGGGCAGCCGGGAGCGGCGCTGTGGGACGAACTCAGATGCATGGCCTCCCAGTGGCTTTGTAGCCTCACCTCACAGTCTCTGACCGCAGCCCACTCTGATGTCCGTCAGAGACTCAGCACAGCCTCCCTCTGGGAGCGCAATCCTGCTCCTGGGCCCTGTGGTCCAGCTCCTATCCCGGCCCCCCTCCTCCTACGGAAAAAGGTCTCCACCCTTGGAGGAAGCCCCAAGGAGGCTGGGGGGAGCCGAGGAGAGGTGGTAGAGAGGTGTGGGCAGGACGCTGCGTCTGTCCTGCACGGACACATTCGTTTTCCTGGTCGGGTCACTACAGAGAACGTTGGATGCAGTGTTCAGAGGGAGGGCCTTCCAAGGTCAAGGAGGAGTTTGGGGCCTTGGATGTCAGCATTTTAATTCGAATTTAATCCGTATACCATAAAActtacgttttttgtttttttttaatttttttttcaacatttttatttatttttgggacagagagagacagagcatgaacaggggaggggcagagagagagggagacacacaatctgaaacaggctccaggctccaagccatcagcccagagcctgacgcggggctcgaactcacggaccgcgagatcgtgacctggctgaagtcggacgcttaaccgactgcgccacccaggcgccccaaaacttacGTTTTTAAAGTGCATAGTTAAGTGGGTCTTATCCGGAGCTGTGAAACCCCCACCATAGTcagttttaggacattttcatcacccggGCCTTTGTCTTGAGGCTTTCACTGCACTCTGGAGTTCCCAGCTTGCATCCCTGTGCCTGTTTTCACATGCTCCCTGCGCCCTGGGAGATCCATAAATGAGTATGTAGGTCTAGGGGAAAGCCCCGTTCTCAGCTGCCCCTTGGCTAGGTCTTGGGGATCCAGAACGCATGACAGGGAGTTGGGATGAGATGGAAAGATacgggagagggacagggacgcAGAATCAGTGTAGGGCCTCCCGAGGCCCCGAGAGCGTTGTCGCCTCCCCGGGGTTCTGGGCCAGGAACCAGAAGAAAGACGCCCTAAACACCAGCGGGGGCCCCCAGCCGTTAAGCCCCGCGTGAGGGCCGTGCGGCTGTCCTTCTGTCAGGAAACAGTCCTGAGGGATCTCCTGGAAAAGAGGGGCGGTTGTTGGGGTGTCTGCTTTTCAGAACGGTACGGCAGTGGGTCACAGTTTTCACTGGGGAAGGGTACATGTCTGTCTCATAAAAATGAAGGTGTGTGGAGTTTTAAAACTGGGTCCCTTGCCTCCTACTATGGAAACACGTGACACTGAACTATCACCGGGAGCTTGTACGTTGCGGGGTTTGTAAGATCCGTATAGCGTTGTGACTACCGGATGGGTGGAGGAAACCTGATTAAAGAGTCCAGATTGTGGTATGTAAATCTCCTAAAATTAACATCCTGACTTAAATTTTCAAAGCCAAAATGTGTTGAAcctttcacttttaaaactttcttaagGAGAAAATTGTAGTGTTAGGAAACACTAGGCTCCTGACCCGAACAGCTTCCCAGTGCTAGGATGGCCAAGGGACAAGTGCTTGTGTGTTGGGAGGTGAActgaggagcagggagggctgGGCTCCTCCTGCTGGTGCACGGGTATTAGGTCAGCCCTTGCCCCACGCAGCTTCTGCTCTTGTGCCCAGTCCCTCGCCGTCCCCGCCACTGCTCACTGCCGCCTCGCGTCTCCTCGGCTCTGCGCTCCCTCCGCGGCCCCGGCCTGCACTTCCCAGCGTGCCTTTCTGCTCGAGGTGCAGGCTCCGTGGCGCCAACCGGTGGGAGAGGGGACCTCGTTCCCACCTTGCCACCGTTACGAGCCTCCTCCACGCCAGCGGGTCCCCTTTCTTCGTGCGCCCCGCCGTGGCTCCCGGAGTCCCGTCCCGCGGACGTGTGGTCACTGCGCAGCCCCCGGTGACCGCTGCCCAGGCCTCGCTGGCGCTCTGCGTCTTGCCGTATTTCACCTTGGCCAGCACGTGGGGCACCCCCGCCACTGCCCTCCCACCGCGGGGCCCTCCCCACGGCCGGCACCGATCCCGTCTCAGGGCCGCACTTGGCAGGTATGTGAGGCCGGCAGACCCGGGCGCGTGACGCAGCCTCGGAGACGTGAGAGAAAGTCCTTCTTGATAGGATCCCGTGAGGGTTGCCCGGCTGCAGCTGATGGGGAAACTCTGGGCCACCCCGGTCACGTCAGCCCTGCCCGTGAGAACGCGGTGACAGGGAAGGGTGTCAGCAGAACACGCTGGTGCCCTTCGGGGACAGGCAGCGCCCTTGAGTCAGGAAGGCCTGACGAGTAAGCCTCGCCTCCGGCGTGTTCTGCGTAAAGCCAGGAAAGACTCAGGCGGCTGACCGGTTCAGAAAGGGTGAGAAGGTGTTTCGAGTTCATGTGAATGCAGATGCCACTTTTCGTGAGAAGTGACTTCCGGTCCTGCCCGAGGGACAGTCACATCGCCGCACTTTACGCGGCGGCCGTGGCATCGCGCATCATCTGACGGCATCTCAGACCGAAGCGCGTGCGCTCACTGATGCTGTTTTTGAACTATCCTTCCCTGGAACCAAAATACGATCTTGCCCGCTACAGGGGGCAGTGCCCAAAGGAAATGCCACTAAGGAGCACGTGGAGAGTCTGCAGCTGAAACCCGGGGAGGTGATCTACAAGTGTCCCAAGTGCTGCTGCATCAAGCCTGAGCGTGCCCATCACTGCAGGTACCGAaggccccgccccgggccccctACCCCAAGAAGCCCACCCACAGCGCCCCCTCCCTAGagcagccccctgccccaggcagccccccccccagagcagccgcctccccagagcagcccccacacagcaccccacccccagaacagccccacccacctcaccccctccccaaagcaccccctccccagagcaGCCCCCTGCCCCGAGCAGCCCCTTGCCCCGAGGAGCCGCCTGCCCCGGGCAGCGCCCCTCCACACGTCCTCCCCAGAAGACCCCCCGCCCCGAGGAGCCCCTGCCCCGAGCAGGACCCCCTCACCAGAGCAGCCCCACCACGCCCCCTCCCCAGAAGAGCCCCCCGCCCagagcagccccctcccccaagaagGCCCCTGCCCCGAGGAGCCCCCTGCCCCGGGCAGCCCCCCCCACAGCACCCCTCCCCAgaacagccccctccccagagcaGCCCCCTGCCCCAAGCAGCCACCCCACAGCACCCCCTGCCCAGATCAGCCCCCTGACCCGAGCAGCGCCCCCACAGCACCCCCTCTCCAGAACAGCCCCCCCCACAGCACCCCTCCCCAGAGAACCCCCTCCCCagagcagccccctccccagagcaGCCCCCTACCCCAAGCAGTCCCCCACAACACCCCTCCCCAgaacagccccctccccagagcaGCCCCCTGCCCCGAGCAGCGCCCCCCACAGTACCCCCTCCCCAGAACAGCCCCCTGCCCTGAGCAGCGCCGCCCATAGCACCCCCTCCCTAGAACAGCCCCCTGCCCCGGGGAGCCCCCTCACCagagcagccccctccccagagaaGCCCCCCACAGCACCCCCTCCTCAGAACGGCCCCCTGCCCTGAGCAGCCCCCccacagcaccccctccccagagcaGCCCCCCGCCCCAAGGAGACCCCTGCCCCGggcagccccccctccccagagcagcCCCCCCACAGCACCTCCTCCCCAGAGCACCCCCTGCCCAGAGCAGCCCGTGTTCGCCGTGGCCGATacgacagcccctcctccagagcaGGAGCCCCTTCCCAGAGGCCTCTTCCCAGCACCACGTTCTGTGCGTCGGATGCGTGGCCTGGGGTCGTGTGTTCTCAGCGCGTGGAACACCGACAGGTTTCTCCTTTTCAGTATTTGCAAAAGATGTATTCGGAAGATGGATCATCACTGCCCGTGGGTGAACAATTGCGTGGGAGAAAAGAACCAGAGGTTTTTCGTGCTCTTCACTGTGAGTCAAAGTCCTCGCGTGCCGACTCGTGTTGAGTTTGTTAACTAGAGCCTTGCCCGGAGCAGGCGAACTTATTCTCCCGTCTGACCAGGTTCTCCGGGACCCGCGTGATAAACCGTGCCGCGGTGGGTAGGACGCACCCCGGCAGGTGTGTCTGCTCATGTTAGTTTAGGTATTGGACGCAGTTTCGTCCTCGCTCGGACACCTTGAGTCACAGGTGCTAACAGCTGGGCGAAACGCGTCCCGCGTCCATCGTGACCTCGGGTGGGCAGCCGGCAACCGCTGGGACTGATTCCTCCCGTCCTTAATTGTGACTGACAACGAGACAGGGTCAACACGCCGACGTGGCCTTTGCTCCTAAAATATGTCATCGCTCCCTGAGTGCTAATCGGCTTCTGTCTTGTTGCAGATGTACATAGCTCTGTCCTCAGTCCACGCTCTGATCCTCTGTGGCCTCCAGTTCATTTCCTGTGTCCGAGGGCAGTGGACCGGTAAGCTCGGTGTGGGTTTCTTTCCCACAAGTGCCCGCCGTGAGGCGGGAAGGGAAAAGCTACAGGAATCGACAAGTTCCTTTAGGAAGGAATACGGGTTTTAACACCGCTGTTTTGCTCGTGGATCGAAGCCACGTGCACAGAATCGTCCTTCCTCAGTCCAGAAGTAGTTGGTGCTGAGTCGCTCTGCAGAGTGGGAGCCTGCCTGGAAGTCAGCATCCTCCCACCAAACCTTGCGTTTGCTTTCTGGTCAGCCAGCTGGGGGTTGTTCCGTGTGGTCCTCACGTCACTGGACCCCCAAAGCACAGCGTGGCAGGAGCGAGTCAGGTGGGCGCTGACTGCCGCGCCCCAGACCGGCCGGCAGGTCAGACAGACTCACCCCCGGGGGGCCTGCAGGGCTGTCCCCTCCCCTAGCTCTCGCTGAAGGTCAGTACGCAGTTGAGCGTGCACGTGCAGTCTTAGCAGGAACCTGGGGTGACGGGGAAGCTGACCGAGAGATGGCGGAGTGGATCTGTGCCTGGAGGGGTGGCCGCCCCCGCCCTGTGGTGAACGGCGAACGTGCCCACTTACGGATGAGCCCTTCCGTCCGTCCGCGCCGGCCTCGGGGCCGGCACCGCGAAGATGCTCCTGTGCGCAGCCGCTGGGCCGTCCCGTGCTTGGGGGGCTGCTGTGCTCTGGTGGCCTCTCACGGCCCGCTCTCTCTCGTTCACAGAATGCAGTGACTTCTCGCCTCCGGTGACTGTAATCCTGTTGATCCTCCTGTGCCTTGAGGGTCTTCTGTTTTTCACGTTCACCGCGGTTATGTTTGGTACCCAGATTCACTCCATATGCAATGACGAAACGGTACGCTTCCTTCTCCGTTGCGCTCGCCCGGCATTTGGCTTGAGTGAGTGGGAAAGGCCAGCGGCCACAACGGGTGCGAGTGTACTAACTCGGGAGGTAGGGCCGTCTCCATAAGCTGCGGCGGGCTCCCTGTGTTGGTCATTCCCCTGTCTGTGCGCCGTGCAGGTTGAGGGATCAGTCGCTTCGAGAGTCAGCAGAGCcgggcagagagagccaggctGATTCCCGGTTTCTGGGAGACCCAGCCCCTAGACCAGctgagtggggggcagggaccCGATGGCCTTCATGCCTCCGCCCTGGAGGGTCTAGGGCAGACACTGGGTAAAGGTGTGTAACAAATGGAAAGAAGGCCGGTGCCCCGGCCCAGAGGACGCGCTCCGCCCTGCCACCACTATATGCGGGTGGCCCCCGGCCGGCCGTGTCTCGTGTTGGTTTGGCCCGTGGCTGCGGCCTGGATGCACTCAGGAGGCCGCGGGGCCGGCCCGGCAAGGAGGGTCTGCCCTGCTGACCGCGAGGCCACACGTCACCTGAGCACGTGGCTGTCCCACGGAACCGGATCCCACACTGTGGCGGTTCCTCTGCCGTGACCGCGGGGCCCGACCCGCGCGTGTCGGGGGCTTTGCCGGTGCTGCCTGCCACCCACCTGctctcctttctgcctccagGAGATCGAGAGGCTGAAGAGTGAGAAGCCGACGTGGGAGCGGAGGCTGAGATGGGAGGGGATGCGGTCTGTCTTCGGGGGGCCCCCCTCGCTCCTCTGGATGAACCCCTTCGTCGGCTTCCGGTTGGGGCGGCCGCAGACCAGACCCAGGAAAGGAGGCCCAGAGTTCTCCGTCTGAGGCCCGTCGGCGGACGCGAAGGGATTCAGTCGAGTCCGGAAGGGCGGCGGCAGCTCACCTGTGACCAGTAGGGCGAACGGAACCGACAGGCCAGTTGCCTGCAGCAAGCAGTTTTATGTTTGTAGTCACAGATCGCAGACTGCCCACGTCAGCGACCGGGGGCCGGTTTCCGCCTGTACGACTAACAGAAGGTATGTGGCCGCGTGAAGAAGTGTCACGACCTTCCTGCACACTTAGGGTTCTGGTTCGGGACACTGCATTTTCTAAGAGGTTGTGTGGGGTATTACATGGGTTATTAAAATCCTGTGTCCTAAAGCTGCTTTTTTCagtcatgaagagaaaaaaacaagtcaaTCCAGTGAATGAGAATTCTCCAGCTTAACGGTTTCAGGGCGTTCCTGTTGGCCCTGGGATTCATTAGTGCGCGCCCTTGATCGAGGAGGGGCCCTGACACAGAAAACACTTTGGTCTCGATGAGCTTCGATACTTTGCACTGAGTTTGCAAACGATCTGTGCACTGAACGGTGAAGGTGGCCTTCGGCACGCGCCCACTGCCCCGAAGAGGCCGCTTCGACCCTGTCGGCAGGtctgcgtgtgtgcgcgcgcgcgtgtgcttAAGATGGGCGGTGTTGTTGCGGCAACCTAACAGGTAACAGCTGCGTGCGGCCGGCGAGCTGCTTTCCAGAATCCGAGGTTTCAGGGATGAGGGGAGAGCTGCCTCGGGACCCTTGTCCCCTGGGGCTTGTCATGAATTATGAATGTATTGCATTTTGGAGAATGTCTTGATCCAAAGAACAATCACTCCCGTGTGGTCCTTCGTTGCCCTCctgttttgactttattttccagGTCCCGAGTGCGTGAGGGCCTCGgaactggtgttttttttttgttccagcCACATCAGGAGTGTCCAAGCGGCACTTCGGTGAGAAGTCTCGCGGCGGCCGGGTACGCCGTGCGGCCGGATGCCGCtgccgggggtggaggggggcgggcaTGGCCACAGACACTCGCAGAGAGACACGGGCGGCACGGAGGACGTGAGGGGACCCCAAGGCAGAGCCCCGGGACCCCGAGCCTCAGTCACTCGCAGAGTATTCAGGACGGcaacagctttattttttgtgtcgttcatgtttgtttttccacCACGTCCCAAGCGATCCAGTAGGACCTTTGGTGCAGAGCTTAAACTTCCATCAGACAGCAAACAGCTCCCCTCCGTGGGGACTCGCCTTAAACTTGCTCGGTCTGTACCTGTTTTGCGGGACTCCGGACGAAGCGGTCCTTGACAAAGCCCGAGGCTCTCCTCCAAGCCTGCCTGCACGCTGACGAGAGCCGGTGTTCCCCTCCCGGCTTCTACGCCTTTCCGTTCACCCGTGAGctgtttgggtttgggttttggttttaaCGAACCCGCACCCTGTCCCAGTCAGGCTTCCGCCCCTGCTGACGCAGACCCACGGGGGACCTACCCGAGACACGCAGCTGTAGCCAGGCGAGCAAAGCGGAGGGATGTCCCGGAGACGGACTGAGAGCCCCGGGGGAGGGGCCGTGTCCCCACCAGAGGGACAGGCCCCAGGGGCCCAGACGCGGCGAGCCGCCAGGAGTCGTGCTGCGTCACGCGTCTACACATCCGTTGTCCGCGGTGGGCGCGTGTGTCCGGCTTCGGTGTGAGGCTTTTAACGTGTGTACCTGTTTATCAATAAAAAGTGGTCCAAGTGGTGGATTCCCGTGAGACTCGGCAAGTGTGTGCAGGTCCGGTGTCCTCGCCGCCTCCAGCACCGCCCGTATGCGACGCGCGGCGGCCCCTGCCGGCCCCAGGCGCTTCGGTAGGTGGCGCGGGTC
The Lynx canadensis isolate LIC74 chromosome E2, mLynCan4.pri.v2, whole genome shotgun sequence genome window above contains:
- the ZDHHC7 gene encoding palmitoyltransferase ZDHHC7 isoform X2, with the protein product MPSSGHRLRDVEHHPLLAENDNYDSSSSSSSEADVADRVWFIRDGCGMICAVMTWLLVVYADFVVTFVMLLPSKDFWYSVVNGVLFNCLAVLALSSHLRTMLTDPGAVPKGNATKEHVESLQLKPGEVIYKCPKCCCIKPERAHHCSICKRCIRKMDHHCPWVNNCVGEKNQRFFVLFTMYIALSSVHALILCGLQFISCVRGQWTECSDFSPPVTVILLILLCLEGLLFFTFTAVMFGTQIHSICNDETEIERLKSEKPTWERRLRWEGMRSVFGGPPSLLWMNPFVGFRLGRPQTRPRKGGPEFSV
- the ZDHHC7 gene encoding palmitoyltransferase ZDHHC7 isoform X1 encodes the protein MPLPGAQQPARGRRAHGEKAGPFVRSRQGGEMHRSSLKAEGGLHATGSTGGRALRVPGTGEASSHCPGTDRTGLHRGCAPSSDGHVRVPGDTMPSSGHRLRDVEHHPLLAENDNYDSSSSSSSEADVADRVWFIRDGCGMICAVMTWLLVVYADFVVTFVMLLPSKDFWYSVVNGVLFNCLAVLALSSHLRTMLTDPGAVPKGNATKEHVESLQLKPGEVIYKCPKCCCIKPERAHHCSICKRCIRKMDHHCPWVNNCVGEKNQRFFVLFTMYIALSSVHALILCGLQFISCVRGQWTECSDFSPPVTVILLILLCLEGLLFFTFTAVMFGTQIHSICNDETEIERLKSEKPTWERRLRWEGMRSVFGGPPSLLWMNPFVGFRLGRPQTRPRKGGPEFSV